Proteins from one Cicer arietinum cultivar CDC Frontier isolate Library 1 chromosome 3, Cicar.CDCFrontier_v2.0, whole genome shotgun sequence genomic window:
- the LOC140919768 gene encoding uncharacterized protein has protein sequence MASTQPFCRDGGSSNKPLCFFGQHCDFWKIRMQTYLEAQGDDIWDAVENSAYVPKIVINNKEETKIKASWTNDNKRKVLLDKKAKNMLQSTLGMDEFFRVSHCKTAKEI, from the coding sequence ATGGCTTCTACACAACCATTTtgtagagatggtggtagtagcaataaaccatTGTGCTTCTTTGGACAACACTGTGACTTTTGGAAGATACGCATGCAGacatatcttgaggcacaaggagatgatatttGGGATGCAGTAGAAAATAGTGCCTATGTTCCAAAAATAGTCATTAAcaataaagaagaaacaaagaTAAAAGCCTCATGGACAAATGATAACAAAAGGAAAGTGTTGTTAGATAAGAAAgccaaaaacatgttacaatcGACACTTGGAATGGATGAATTCTTTCGCGTGTCTCATTGCAAAACTGCTAAAGAAATCTAG
- the LOC101501880 gene encoding protein NSP-INTERACTING KINASE 3-like, giving the protein MSSSLLFLLLKLQIFFICWSESFSINTELETLMTIKESLDPENRVLISWNNHSDPCSGVFEGIGCNEKGFVSNISLQGKGLYGKIPSVIGSLKSLTAVYLHFNALNGILPKEIASLTQLSDLYLSFNNLSGNIPHDIGNMSNLQVLQLCYNELNGSIPSELGRLKRLTIVALQNNHLSGAIPASLGELETLERLDLSFNTLFGPIPVTLANAPKLQTLDITNNSLSGSVPTALQRLKGGFKYINNHGLCGTGFSDLDSCRIVSNSDPVRPEPYEPINNITSRDFPAESCGDADCIKRSETSTIGLAFVMIGVVSVFSVTGVFLFLWYHHKKQKIGSTDESSDKIKKVYRKNYASPLISLEYSSGWDPLSKGVNEDFLQSFMFNLEEVERATQCFSEMNLLTKNNISANYRGILRDGSVVVIKCIAKTSCKSDETEFLKGLKTLTSLKHENVVRLRGFCCSKGRGECFLIYDFVSNGSLSKYLDVKRGSDHEVLEWSTRVSIIRGIAKGIGYLHGKKGSKHSLVHQNISSEKVLVDFRYNSLLADSGLHKLLADDVIFSTLKASAAKGYLAPEYTTTGRFTEESDVYAFGVIVFQLLAGKHDITQLSRQWIETASLKYVIDENLEGKFGESEAEKLARIACLCTHESPHDRPTMDNVMLELSDKW; this is encoded by the exons atgtctTCTTCTCTTTTATTCCTACTTCTAAAACTACAAATCTTCTTCATATGTTGGTCTGAATCCTTTTCCATTAACACTGAACTTGAAACTCTGATGACTATAAAAGAGTCTTTGGACCCAGAAAACCGTGTCTTAATCTCATGGAACAATCATTCTGACCCATGTAGTGGAGTTTTTGAGGGTATAGGTTGTAATGAGAAAGGTTTTGTTAGTAATATATCACTTCAAGGAAAGGGACTATATGGTAAAATACCTTCAGTGATTGGTAGTCTTAAGAGTTTGACAGCTGTTTACCTGCACTTCAATGCTTTGAATGGGATTTTGCCTAAGGAGATTGCAAGTTTGACTCAGCTTAGTGATTTGTATCTTAGTTTTAATAATCTCTCTGGTAATATCCCTCATGATATTGGTAACATGTCAAATCTTCAAG TTTTGCAGCTTTGTTACAATGAGCTTAACGGAAGTATACCTAGCGAACTGGGAAGATTAAAGAGGCTAACCATTGTTGCCCTCCAAAATAATCACTTAAGTGGCGCAATTCCTGCAAGTTTGGGTGAGCTAGAGACACTAGAAAGATTGGATCTCAGTTTCAATACCCTTTTTGGTCCAATTCCAGTGACATTGGCCAATGCACCTAAACTACAGACTTTGGATATAACAAACAATTCACTCTCTGGCAGTGTCCCTACAG CACTGCAAAGACTGAAAGGAGGGTTCAAGTATATTAACAATCATGGTTTATGTGGCACTGGATTTTCGGATTTAGATTCTTGCCGAATAGTAAGCAATTCAGATCCAGTTAGACCTGAACCATATGAACcaataaataatattacttCAAGAGATTTTCCGGCTGAAAGCTGCGGCGATGCTGATTGTATAAAGCGGTCAGAAACTTCAACAATTGGATTGGCTTTTGTGATGATTGGTGTTGTTAGTGTTTTTTCTGTTACTGGAGTTTTTCTGTTCTTATGGTATCATcataagaaacaaaaaattggaAGCACTGATGAAAGTAGTGACAAGATCAAGAAAGTATATCGGAAAAACTATGCATCTCCGCTTATAAGTTTGGAGTATTCGAGTGGATGGGATCCGTTATCGAAAGGTGTTAACGAGGATTTTCTGCAGAGCTTTATGTTCAATCTAGAAGAAGTAGAGCGCGCAACGCAGTGCTTCTCGGAGATGAATTTATTGACGAAGAATAATATTTCGGCTAACTATAGGGGTATCTTGAGAGATGGATCTGTTGTGGTTATAAAGTGCATTGCAAAGACAAGCTGCAAGTCTGATGAAACTGAATTCCTGAAAGGTTTGAAGACGTTAACTTCGTTGAAGCACGAAAATGTAGTTCGGTTGAGAGGATTTTGCTGTTCGAAAGGCCGGGGGGaatgttttctgatttatgattTTGTCTCGAATGGAAGTTTGTCAAAGTATCTTGATGTTAAGAGAGGAAGTGATCATGAGGTACTTGAATGGTCCACGAGAGTATCCATCATCCGCGGTATCGCCAAAG GTATTGGTTATCTGCATGGAAAGAAAGGAAGCAAACACTCTCTTGTACATCAAAATATATCATCTGAAAAAGTTCTTGTCGATTTTCGGTACAATTCGTTACTTGCAGATTCAGGATTGCACAAACTACTTGCTGATGATGTCATTTTCTCCACCCTCAAAGCTAGTGCTGCAAAGGGTTACCTGGCTCCTGAATACACAACAACAGGTCGTTTCACGGAAGAGAGTGATGTGTATGCGTTCGGGGTGATCGTTTTCCAGCTTCTCGCTGGAAAGCATGATATCACTCAGTTAAGTCGCCAATGGATAGAAACTGCTAGTTTGAAATATGTTATTGATGAGAATCTTGAAGGGAAGTTCGGAGAATCGGAGGCAGAAAAATTGGCGAGAATCGCCTGCCTTTGCACTCATGAATCTCCCCATGACCGACCGACTATGGACAATGTAATGTTAGAACTGAGTGATAAGTGGTAA